From a region of the Methanobrevibacter sp. V74 genome:
- a CDS encoding 50S ribosomal protein L18e, with the protein MVKKVVKTNPNLIELINKLYEKSRSDDAAIWMDVAQRLERSNRRTAEVNLSDIARHAEAGETILVPGKVLSNGDLENKVDVVALKFSAKAQEKIETAGGECISIEEIMESNPKGSNIRIME; encoded by the coding sequence ATGGTTAAAAAAGTTGTAAAAACAAATCCTAACCTTATTGAACTTATTAATAAACTTTATGAAAAATCAAGAAGTGACGATGCAGCTATTTGGATGGATGTTGCACAAAGACTCGAAAGGTCTAATAGAAGAACCGCTGAAGTTAATTTGTCTGACATTGCAAGACATGCTGAAGCTGGTGAAACTATTTTAGTCCCTGGTAAAGTTTTATCAAATGGTGATTTAGAAAACAAGGTAGATGTTGTAGCATTGAAATTCTCAGCTAAAGCACAAGAAAAAATTGAAACTGCAGGCGGAGAATGCATCTCAATTGAGGAAATTATGGAAAGTAATCCTAAAGGATCAAACATAAGGATTATGGAATAG
- a CDS encoding 50S ribosomal protein L13: MIIDGEGCVLGRLASVTSKNLLEGEEVVILNAEKIMLTGNKDWAYAKYKQRVDRASISNPRDLGPKYPRRPDDIFRRTVRGMLPFKKSKGKTAYKGLKAFVGVPAEYADAELTSVPEVEYKNIKKGIELGEISKLLGATF, encoded by the coding sequence ATGATTATTGATGGTGAAGGATGCGTTTTAGGAAGATTAGCTAGTGTAACTAGTAAAAATCTTTTAGAAGGCGAAGAAGTTGTAATTCTCAACGCTGAAAAAATCATGTTAACTGGTAATAAGGATTGGGCTTATGCTAAATACAAGCAAAGAGTTGACAGGGCAAGTATTTCTAACCCTCGTGACTTAGGTCCTAAATATCCTAGAAGGCCAGATGATATATTTAGAAGAACTGTAAGAGGAATGTTGCCTTTCAAAAAATCTAAAGGTAAAACAGCATACAAAGGTTTAAAAGCTTTTGTTGGCGTACCTGCTGAATATGCTGATGCTGAACTCACTTCAGTTCCTGAAGTAGAATACAAAAATATTAAAAAAGGTATCGAGTTAGGAGAAATCTCCAAACTTTTAGGAGCTACCTTTTAG